Proteins encoded in a region of the Fusarium falciforme chromosome 6, complete sequence genome:
- a CDS encoding uncharacterized protein (Expressed protein) → MISAFRIRLPQHGKGHLAWPVPAKRAWQHQTFINKHQFASYHRWQDMGLMDDYHSWQDVDMNGVQLDPAGRLKRYTGSKMLSPARITRRQQPKQFGLRSSPQRILNQNHETDERDLRVLLGYAADAWASKPLREHLSNIEVLHPPRFVCLEGKQMHRDELPIKFHLGVSIFDTRSLELLQKGEMDLEKAVESHHYLVHDPMFHPLNSIDFLRGTPEMATDPEIAEMLKKLCSPPNILVTYGPKREHRALKKLGLDLSRTYVFDISNMALRMFDIPYAMPLQWLLQKLEIPFDEELLHVAGNDAYFALRAMLLMVAQDAEKHPTPRKVPTWVPTFKAIANAKLPDWDPQRQWSTQAWYREQEDRLRQRRDIEHRIAKERYEQKKGRREYQELVRGNEERKRYLEHLKARAAYLEEWRATGGIAEA, encoded by the coding sequence ATGATCTCAGCCTTTCGTATCCGACTCCCTCAACATGGGAAGGGCCATCTGGCTTGGCCGGTACCGGCCAAGAGAGCTTGGCAACATCAGACATTCATCAACAAGCACCAGTTTGCTAGCTATCACCGCTGGCAAGACATGGGCCTCATGGATGACTATCACAGCTGGCAAGACGTGGACATGAATGGCGTCCAGCTAGACCCAGCAGGTCGTCTAAAGCGCTACACCGGCTCGAAAATGCTTTCACCCGCTCGAATAACAAGGAGGCAGCAACCCAAGCAATTCGGTCTCCGTTCTTCTCCTCAGAGAATATTGAACCAGAACCACGAAACAGATGAGCGAGATCTCCGCGTGCTGCTCGGCTACGCCGCGGACGCGTGGGCATCGAAGCCGTTGCGGGAACATCTCTCAAATATAGAGGTGCTTCACCCTCCAAGGTTTGTCTGCCTGGAAGGCAAGCAGATGCATCGTGACGAATTACCCATCAAGTTCCATTTGGGGGTATCCATATTCGATACAAGATCCCTGGAGCTCCTTCAAAAGGGTGAAATGGATCTAGAGAAAGCCGTGGAATCTCACCATTATCTGGTTCATGACCCAATGTTCCACCCCTTGAATAGTATCGACTTCTTGCGTGGAACCCCGGAGATGGCCACCGATCCTGAGATCGCGGAGATGCTCAAGAAACTATGTTCACCGCCTAACATCCTCGTGACCTACGGGCCTAAGAGGGAGCACCGGGCGTTGAAAAAGCTGGGTTTAGACCTATCTCGCACATACGTCTTCGACATATCCAACATGGCCCTGCGTATGTTCGATATTCCCTACGCCATGCCCCTGCAGTGGCTGCTACAGAAACTAGAAATACCGTTCGACGAAGAGCTTCTACATGTCGCGGGCAACGACGCCTATTTCGCACTCCGAGCTATGCTCCTGATGGTCGCCCAAGATGCAGAGAAGCACCCGACTCCGCGCAAAGTACCGACATGGGTGCCGACGTTTAAAGCAATCGCCAACGCCAAGCTCCCTGATTGGGACCCTCAGAGACAGTGGTCCACTCAGGCATGGTATCGCGAGCAAGAGGATCGTCTTCGTCAACGCAGAGACATAGAGCATCGCATTGCTAAAGAAAGATATGAACAGAAAAAAGGACGACGAGAATATCAAGAATTGGTACGAGGCaatgaagaaagaaaaaggtatCTTGAACATCTAAAAGCTCGGGCTGCTTATTTGGAAGAGTGGCGTGCTACTGGAGGAATAGCAGAGGCTTGA
- a CDS encoding RRM domain-containing protein — protein MAPKKKEQQKMSLGDFLADSFGGGSSWADEVEETYVTGTQALPPSDRPRYNNNSSSSWQDRGFSVREAAPQQIPDKPPYTAHLGNLAYDVTNDAVNDFFTGCDVVSVRLIEDRELQRPKGFGYVEFASVEGLKQALALDGESFQGRTVRIKVADPPRGGDPGRGDSIRELGDWTRKGPLPDAPSRGGPREFGERRPPRDPASFESRPARELTWERHGPLAPLPAQEGSGSRDGSRPRPSPEGLGERSESYRGNRRDSPAWGEAREGGSRPPRAERPERPERPERVATAAEKDMQWRDRMRPDAKPTSPDGSAPPSPALSNAGPAHGGRPRLNLQKRTVSEAPDAASPSLGSDAKASPFGAARPIDTAAREKEIEEKRQQAVQEKREADEKAKEERRIAKEAAAKAEAEAAEAAEAEAAEAAKAAEPKEEPAAEAEATESANGEQKVPIRTREPREGAAPHPKSRAAEASSWRSASGDQRGFRGGPGPRGGRGGGRGARDPRPPRANGAAGQQASGDAEAATPTTDEDGWTTVPKKGRQGRAVAP, from the exons ATGG CTCCTAAGAAGAAGGAACAGCAGAAGATGTCCCTTGGGGACTTTCTGGCTGACA GTTTTGGTGGTGGAAGCTCTTGGGCTGATGAGGTAGAGGAGACCTATG TCACTG GCACTCAGGCCCTGCCCCCGAGCGACCGCCCTCGTTACAACAACAACTCTTCCTCCAGTTGGCAAGATCGGG GCTTCTCTGTCCGCGAGGCCGCGCCTCAGCAGATCCCTGACAAGCCTCCCTATACCGCTCACCTGGGAAACCTGGCTTATGATGTTACCAACGATGCCGTGAACGATTTCTTCACCGGCTGCGACGTCGTCAGCGTCCGTCTCATCGAGGACCGTGAGCTTCAACGACCCAAGGGTTTCGGCTATGTTGAGTTTGCCAGCGTTGAGGGCCTGAAGCAGGCTCTTGCTCTCGATGGAGAGTCGTTCCAAGGACGTACTGTCCGAATCAAGGTTGCTGATCCTC CCCGCGGAGGTGATCCTGGCAGAGGAGATTCTATTCGGGAGCTGGGAGACTGGACTCGCAAGGGTCCTCTGCCCGATGCTCCCTCTCGAGGTGGCCCCCGGGAGTTTGGCGAGCGCCGACCTCCCCGTGACCCCGCCTCCTTTGAGAGCCGTCCCGCGCGCGAGCTGACCTGGGAGCGACACGGACCTTTGGCCCCCCTTCCTGCCCAGGAGGGCTCCGGCTCCCGAGACGGCAGCCGTCCTCGCCCCTCCCCCGAAGGACTTGGCGAGCGAAGTGAGTCTTACCGTGGAAACCGCCGTGACTCGCCCGCCTGGGGTGAGGCCCGTGAGGGTGGCTCGCGTCCTCCTCGCGCTGAGCGTCCTGAGCGCCCCGAGCGCCCCGAGAGAGTCGCCACGGCCGCCGAGAAGGACATGCAGTGGCGGGACCGTATGCGCCCTGATGCTAAGCCTACCTCTCCTGATGGCAGCGCTCCTCCCTCGCCTGCTCTGTCAAACGCCGGCCCTGCTCACGGTGGACGCCCTCGCCTGAACCTGCAGAAGCGAACTGTTTCCGAGGCCCCCGATGCTGCCTCGCCCTCTCTGGGCTCCgatgccaaggccagccCCTTCGGCGCTGCTCGCCCCATCGACACTGCCGCAAgggagaaggagattgaggagaaGCGTCAACAAGCTGTCCAGGAGAAGCGTGAAGCCgatgagaaggccaaggaggaacgacgcatcgccaaggaggctgctgccaaggctgaggctgaggccgcTGAGGccgctgaggctgaggctgctgaggcggCCAAGGCAGCGGAGCCTAAGGAGGAGCCTGCtgccgaggctgaggctaCTGAATCAGCCAACGGCGAGCAGAAGGTCCCTATCCGAACCCGCGAGCCCCGTGAAGGTGCTGCCCCTCACCCCAAGTCGAGAGCCGCTGAGGCCTCAAGCTGGCGCTCTGCTTCTGGTGATCAGCGAGGATTCCGCGGGGGACCCGGTCCCCGGGGCGGACGTGGTGGTGGACGTGGTGCTCGGGACCCACGACCTCCCCGTGCCAACGGAGCTGCTGGTCAGCAGGCTTCTGGCGATGCCGAAGCCGCAACTCCGACTACCGACGAGGACGGATGGACCACGGTGCCCAAGAAGGGTCGCCAAGGACGTGCGGTGGCACCCTAG
- a CDS encoding Nudix hydrolase domain-containing protein: MNPAPPTTYKASPSLHAFASSTPAAFLAANPSIHHLMTGALVTNAQGQVLILRRAPHDSWPLQWEIPGGCVDDEDVNIVAAAVRELWEETGLRAKLVKAPVRLVPADQAGELPVDVLETELEMIGDFMIFRVKEVVWGKLVVWIDVESYDAVKICDDEHVEFAWVTEQEARERKFNDGRELDFTSEGVRRNVLEGFRLWREERDSK; this comes from the coding sequence ATGAACCCGGCACCGCCAACTACCTACAAGGCGTCCCCCTCCCTCCACGCCTTCGCCTCGTCCACCCCCGCCGCATTCCTCGCCGCCAACCCGTCCATCCACCACCTCATGACGGGCGCCCTCGTCACCAACGCCCAGGGTcaggtcctcatcctccgccGCGCGCCCCATGACTCGTGGCCCTTGCAGTGGGAGATCCCCGGCGGGTGtgtggacgacgaggacgtcAACATCGTGGCTGCCGCCGTGAGGGAGCTGTGGGAGGAGACGGGGCTGAGGGCTAAACTTGTCAAGGCTCCCGTTAGACTTGTGCCGGCTGATCAGGCTGGGGAGCTGCCTGTTGATGTGCTCGAGACTGAACTGGAGATGATTGGGGACTTTATGATATTCCGCGTTAAAGAGGTGGTGTGGGGGAAATTGGTGGTCTGGATCGACGTTGAGAGCTACGACGCCGTCAAGATTTGCGACGACGAGCACGTCGAGTTTGCATGGGTCACGGAGCAAGAAGCCAGGGAGAGAAAGTTCAATGACGGGAGGGAGCTGGACTTTACGAGTGAGGGCGTGAGGAGGAATGTCTTGGAGGGTTTCAGGCTgtggagggaggagagggacAGCAAGTGA
- a CDS encoding Usp domain-containing protein yields MATASIVQPVPVKRSDSDISPKTTVPPADSETRGPKAEYFSCDSNTVDGSNTSVRASDGDDGSSGHKSSVSFAADPSSVRSASLESNDNAGKATGSLISRHSSISSVTFRSPKDPALPQGKPQKMGNARIRVSSPAPARFRNHISFDNVPTGEPTKNNAISLTLNVRHRGYQARRRSRTFMVGVDEHPYSDYALQWLLDELVDDGDDVVCVRVIEKDIRSIDKSYQEEAESILKGVVKRNGSNRAINIILEYAVGKLHTTFQTLIQMYQPAMLIVGTRGRTLGGFQGLINTHNSFSKYCLQYSPVPVVVVRPTDKRLKKKTKRANDSTRQTYVGMLAATAGKHEADSEASSTYELEVSNTPDEEAHQVARALGLPASFDPTIKPINPSQLLNTRTPGPASINTLDEAPEDQRVVKDPATAGAESDDDDDDDGEFEVMSGQQILDKQKLEQLHKMEVGEAAALKMKMEDDDDDDDDTPTRQKSTS; encoded by the exons ATGGCGACTGCCTCCATCGTCCAACCTGTGCCCGTCAAACGCTCCGATTCCGACATATCTCCCAAGACGACTGTACCTCCGGCCGATTCGGAGACAAGAGGTCCTAAGGCTGAGTATTTCTCCTGCGACTCCAACACTGTCGATGGATCCAATACTAGTGTGAGGGCcagcgacggcgacgacgggtCGTCAGGTCACAAATCGAGCGTCTCTTTTGCTGCCGACCCCTCGTCAGTTCGCAGCGCAAGCCTCGAGAGCAACGATAATGCAGGAAAAGCAACCGGATCATTGATTAGCAGGCACTCATCCATCAGCTCTGTCACGTTCCGTTCTCCAAAAGATCCTGCACTGCCACAAGGAAAGCCTCAAAAGATGGGCAACGCGCGTATCCGTGTCAGTTCTCCTGCTCCAGCTAG GTTCCGGAACCACATCTCCTTCGACAACGTCCCAACCGGCGAGCCGACCAAGAACAATGCCATCTCGCTGACACTCAATGTTCGGCATCGTGGATATCAAGCGCGACGAAGGTCACGCACCTTTATGGTTGGCGTCGACGAGCACCCCTACTCCGATTATGCGTTGCAGTGGTTGCTTGACGAGCTGGTCGACGACGGGGACGATGTCGTGTGTGTGAGAGTAATTGAGAAGGACATTCGCAGCATCGACAAGTCCTACCAGGAGGAGGCCGAATCGATTCTGAAAGGTGTCGTGAAGCGGAATGGCTCTAACAGGGCTATCAACATCATTCTTGAATACGCCGTCGGCAAACTGCATACAACTTTCCAAACATTG ATCCAGATGTATCAACCTGCTATGCTCATTGTCGGAACCAGAGGCCGCACACTGGGTGGCTTTCAGGGCCTGATCAACACACACAACTCTTTCTCCAAGTATTGTCTCCAATACTCACCCGTGCCCGTTGTCGTGGTTCGACCAACGGATAAAcgcctcaagaagaagacgaaacGTGCCAACGATTCAACTCGCCAGACATATGTGGGCATGCTGGCCGCAACCGCTGGTAAGCATGAGGCGGACAGCGAAGCGAGCAGTACCTATGAGCTGGAGGTCTCCAACACACCCGACGAGGAGGCCCATCAGGTTGCGCGAGCTCTGGGCCTTCCTGCATCGTTTGACCCAACGATCAAGCCCATCAACCCCAGTCAACTCTTGAATACTCGAACTCCCGGCCCGGCGAGCATCAATACTCTCGATGAAGCCCCAGAAGATCAACGAGTTGTCAAGGATCCTGCCACCGCAGGCGCGGagagcgatgatgatgatgacgacgatggtgaATTCGAGGTCATGTCAGGACAGCAGATCTTGGACAAGCAGAAGCTCGAACAGCTCCATAAGATGGAGGTGGGCGAGGCTGCTGCTctaaagatgaagatggaggacgatgatgacgacgatgatgataccCCCACGCGCCAGAAGAGCACATCAtag
- a CDS encoding Autophagy-related protein 1, whose translation MATLQGLPLQDLPELVRDSHLEATFYPSADIHNETTHLKYQGRRRPQQERWIRQKMLGHGGFGIVWLEKREPESPAAYNFRAVKQLVRSKPHDCVRELEALAKFSQAKYSEFFVKSYGWFQGPSALFLAMEYCELGDLKDHVEEHGKLAEDQVQDIGWQILQGLRFMHNNDFAHRDLKPANILIKSKPPYGDWHVKICDLGLSKRIGTDADTTTAQGTPGFMPPELVPSIGDNPRLIDPFPADMWCLGETIFYLLTSKRTFGGDLIQLRRYWKGKPFPKEPLLHVRASDVAIGFVQELMAPLPAQRLTAELADQHELMKPEPFQEVDQETRETPEGKEDPSTMIPEDPASGRWTTGTSHQQSMGVPSGSQSSKIVEEVLPAQIPRSHRNNDTGPPSSVQGPERGTNTSTQKDGDEILLSDQSELEVQARSEVPVAVHREATGYEPQDALGSSSGPEPRPSNMRDRFSFVIEGPKGINLSSHEPRRPSSAPGERVFSETVPGYNACEDAREDAREDAREDAL comes from the exons ATGGCTACACTTCAAGGCCTTCCTCTCCAAGACTTACCAGAGCTGGTCCGAGACTCACATCTCGAGGCAACGTTCTACCCAAGCGCCGATATACACAATGAAACGACGCACCTGAAATACCAGGGAAGACGGAGGCCCCAACAGGAGAGATGGATACGCCAGAAGATGCTCGGCCACGGAGGATTCGGCATTGTCTggctggagaagagagagccCGAGAGCCCAGCGGCCTACAACTTTCGGGCGGTGAAACAACTCGTTAGGTCAAAACCGCACGATTGTGTGAGGGAGCTGGAAGCCTTGGCCAAATTCTCGCAGGCGAAG TACTCCGAGTTCTTTGTCAAGTCGTATGGTTGGTTCCAAGGTCCTTCTGCGCTATTCTTGGCCATGGAGTATTGCGAATTAGGAGACTTGAAGGACCACGTCGAGGAACATGGCAAACTTGCCGAGGATCAAGTGCAGGACATCGGATGGCAGATTCTTCAGGGGTTACGGTTCATGCATAACAATGACTTTGCGCACCGCGATTTGAAGCCCGCT AACATTCTGATTAAAAGCAAGCCTCCATATGGTGACTGGCATGTCAAGATTTGTGATCTTGGGCTCAGTAAACGAATTGGGACCGACGCCGACACTACAACTGCTCAAGGGACACCTGGGTTTATGCCTCCCGAGTTGGTCCCTAGCATTGGGGATAACCCTAGGCTTATTGACCCTTTCCCAGCTGACATGTGGTGCTTGGGCGAAACCATCTTTTACCTGCTCACGAGCAAACGGACGTTTGGCGGCGACCTCATTCAACTACGACGGTATTGGAAGGGAAAGCCATTCCCCAAGGAGCCTCTGTTGCATGTGCGGGCCAGCGATGTTGCTATCGGCTTCGTCCAAGAACTAATGGCTCCTCTTCCAGCCCAGAGGCTTACTGCTGAGTTGGCTGACCAGCATGAGTTGATGAAGCCGGAGCCTTTCCAGGAGGTAGACCAGGAAACGAGAGAAACTCCTGAGGGAAAGGAAGATCCATCAACAATGATTCCCGAAGACCCGGCATCTGGCCGTTGGACTACGGGGACCTCTCACCAGCAAAGCATGGGGGTTCCATCAGGCTCACAGAGCTCGAAAATAGTTGAAGAAGTCCTGCCGGCTCAGATTCCTAGAAGCCACAGGAACAATGATACCGGACCACCATCTTCAGTACAAGGACCAGAGCGCGGGACCAACACCTCGACTCAGAAAGATGGCGATGAAATTTTACTATCGGATCAATCCGAGCTCGAGGTACAGGCCCGTTCCGAAGTACCCGTTGCCGTTCATCGTGAAGCCACGGGCTACGAGCCACAAGACGCTCTCGGAAGCAGTAGCGGACCCGAACCCCGGCCTTCCAATATGCGGGATAGATTTAGCTTTGTCATTGAAGGTCCGAAGGGTATCAATCTCTCGAGCCATGAACCtcggcggccttcttctgcGCCAGGTGAGCGGGTTTTCTCTGAAACAGTCCCTGG CTACAATGCCTGCGAGGATGCCCGCGAGGATGCCCGCGAGGATGCCCGCGAGGATGCCCTCTGA
- a CDS encoding Protein kinase domain-containing protein, whose amino-acid sequence MEAAGFAFAVVGAVDLCIKYGRELRKTCTAFKGAEPELEERALKIEIGWHRCFTQLDFLKSISHLMDETHQSLQERTLRMLSIKLDSATHTLRGMVQPQTVNDGNGKRVVFVPRPFKYAMKKEKLDEAIDALSSWQQMSDPSWFLLMRMHGREMGKALTTAPKVTGAIPSVAAIQKDLREASLESSSQTSTGLSLPAKELYKMDISDIPFSDLKIAKSERPGRTTTYVLDELGTLDSASYQDMEKNIRSLARRLQHKEPQTFGLLGCKGFVAEKLGPSLGRFTIVSRMPPGLASARSLRQRLLQGGKPSTLSRRFSIAQELAKSVSYIHVFGFVHKNIRPETILDFDTEGKDGASVFLLGFEDFRQEDGRTRRRGDDALERHLYRHPSRQGIVLKEGFIMQHDIYSLGVCLLEIGLWQSFVNYEAEGENQTLSPVVGVSSDASHDEAAAFLLTSVKDRFVKLAQTDLRECMGTRYSEIVETCLTCLDPGNKFGDQQEFQDKDGIRVGVRYIEKILHRLNSLSV is encoded by the exons ATGGAGGCAGCTGGGTTTGCATTTGCAGTGGTCGGCGCGGTAGACTTGTGTATCAA GTATGGAAGAGAGTTACGAAAGACATGCACGGCTTTCAAGGGAGCCGAGCCCGAGCTCGAAGAGAGAGCTCTCAAGATAGAGATTGGTTGGCACAGATGCTTCACTCAGCTCGACTTTCTCAAGTCTATCAGTCACCTTATGGACGAAACCCACCAAAGCCTACAAGAGAGGACTTTGCGAATGTTGTCCATCAAACTCGATAGCGCAACTCACACGCTACGGGGAATGGTTCAGCCTCAGACTGTCAATGATGGCAATGGCAAGAGAGTCGTCTTTGTTCCTCGACCGTTCAAGTATgcgatgaagaaggagaaacTCGACGAAGCTATTGATGCTCTCAGCTCCTGGCAGCAAATGTCAGATCCGTCGTGGTTTCTACTCATGAGGATGCATGGCCGTGAGATGGGCAAGGCTCTCACAACAGCGCCAAAGGTAACAGGGGCTATTCCTTCGGTCGCTGCTATCCAAAAGGATCTAAGAGAAGCCTCACTGGAGAGCTCCAGTCAGACATCAACTGGATTATCACTACCTGCCAAGGAACTCTACAAAATGGACATTTCCGACATTCCCTTCTCAGACTTGAAGATTGCCAAGAGTGAAAGACCTGGGAGGACTACCACCTACGTCCTGGACGAGCTCGGTACTCTCGACTCGGCCTCCTACCAGGATATGGAGAAGAACATTCGAAGCCTGGCTCGCCGGCTCCAGCATAAAGAACCGCAGACATTTGGCCTACTTGGCTGCAAAGGTTTCGTTGCCGAAAAGCTAGGTCCTAGCCTCGGGAGGTTCACGATAGTATCACGTATGCCGCCTGGCCTGGCGAGCGCTCGGAGTCTTCGACAGCGCTTATTACAAGGCGGCAAACCCAGCACATTGTCTCGAAGGTTCTCAATCGCCCAGGAGTTGGCCAAGTCTGTCAGTTATATACACGTCTTTGGCTTTGTCCACAAGAACATTCGTCCCGAGACTATTCTGGACTTCGATACCGAGGGAAAGGATGGTGCCTCGGTTTTCCTACTCGGCTTTGAGGATTTTCGACAAGAGGATGGAAGAACACGACGTCGCGGCGATGATGCCTTGGAGAGACACTTATACCGTCATCCTTCACGGCAGGGTATAGTCCTCAAGGAGGGGTTCATCATGCAGCATGACATATACAGCCTTGGAGTTTGTCTGCTAGAGATTGGCTTGTGGCAAAGCTTTGTCAACTACGAGGCCGAGGGAGAGAACCAAACTCTGTCTCCCGTGGTCGGTGTATCTTCTGATGCCTCGCATGACGAAGCAGCAGCTTTCCTCTTGACTTCGGTAAAAGACCGTTTTGTCAAGTTGGCTCAAACTGACCTCCGAGAATGCATGGGGACCCGATATTCGGAGATCGTCGAAACCTGTCTCACTTGCTTGGATCCAGGCAACAAGTTTGGAGATCAGCAAGAGTTTCAAGACAAAGACGGGATTCGTGTAGGTGTGAGGTATATTGAAAAG ATCCTCCACCGACTCAACAGCCTCTCTGTCTAA
- a CDS encoding Eukaryotic translation initiation factor 3 subunit L, which yields MATYQNGVAPARALDDDSDVEEEALVAEYKEHVQYEDGDDLSRTTSLNLAQQTDDIQARLVQAAQPLDFQAPLETKFQSYDAYCSLFHYILNSDGPVDLEPPSYYWAWDVIDEFIYQFNSFSSYRMRIARQTSNEEERQALRENPNTWGCYSVLNVLYSLIQRSQITDQLAAMKRNEDPMAVAGDYGSKNLYRMLGYFSIIGLLRVHCLLGDFSLALKTLDDIELNKKAMFARVMAAHFTTYYYVGFSYMMQHRYADAIRMFSHILVYVSRTKNFQKSAQYDSITKKNEQMYALIAICVAFQPTRLDDTIHSALREKYGDQLLKLQRGGPESLPIFEELFRTACPKFISPVPPDFENPEANIDPVEHHLAVFMDEVKTNMWSPTIKSYLRLYTTMDLNKLAGFLEVKPEELRSWLLVTKQRTKQLRWQDQGLLEGELVNVSDLDYALQGDLIHISEAKVGRKLVDWYLRNLSRTYN from the exons ATGGCTACCTACCAGAACGGCGTGGCTCCGGCCCGCGCCCTCGATGACGATAGcgatgtcgaggaggaggccctgGTGGCCGAGTACAAGGAGCACGTCCAGTAcgaggatggtgatgacctCAGCCGCACCACCTCTCTGAACCTGGCCCAGCAGACCGACGATATCCAGGCCCGCCTCGTCCAGGCTGCTCAGCCTCTCGACTTCCAGGCCCCTCTCGAGACCAAGTTCCAGAGCTACGATGCGTACTGCAGTCTGTTCCACTACATCCTGAACTCGGACGGTCCCGTTGACCTTGAGCCTCCTTCG TACTACTGGGCTTGGGATGTCATCGATGAGTTCATCTACCAGTTCAACTCGTTCTCGTCGTACCGCATGCGAATTGCCCGGCAAACATCcaacgaggaggagcgccAGGCTCTCCGCGAGAACCCCAACACATGGGGCTGCTACAGCGTCCTCAACGTTCTCTACTCCCTCATCCAGCGATCCCAGATCACCGACCAGCTGGCCGCTATGAAGCGCAACGAGGACCCCATGGCTGTTGCCGGCGACTACGGTTCCAAGAACCTGTACCGAATGCTCGGCTACTTCTCCATCATTGGTCTCCTCCGGGTCCACTGTCTTCTGGGAGACTTCAGCCTGGCCCTCAAGACCCTCGATGACATCGAGctcaacaagaaggccaTGTTCGCCCGTGTGATGGCCGCCCACTTCACCACCTACTACTATGTGGGTTTCTCCTACATGATGCAGCACCGCTACGCCGATGCCATCCGCATGTTCAGCCACATCCTGGTCTATGTGTCGCGAACCAAGAACTTCCAGAAGAGCGCCCAGTACGACTCTATCACCAAGAAGAATGAGCAGATGTACGCCCTCATTGCCATCTGCGTCGCTTTCCAGCCCACCCGCCTGGACGACACCATCCACAGCGCCCTCCGTGAGAAGTACGGTGaccagcttctcaagctccagCGCGGTGGCCCCGAGTCCCTCCCAATCTTTGAGGAGCTCTTCCGCACCGCCTGCCCCAAGTTCATCTCCCCCGTTCCTCCGGACTTTGAGAACCCCGAGGCCAACATCGATCCCGTTGAGCATCACCTCGCTGTCTTCATggacgaggtcaagaccAACATGTGGAGCCCCACCATCAAGTCTTACCTCCGACTCTACACCACCATGGACCTCAACAAGCTCGCTGGTTTCCTCGAGGTGAAGCCCGAGGAGCTGCGATCATGGCTCCTGGTTACCAAGCAGCGCACCAAGCAGCTGCGATGGCAGGACCAGGGTCTGCTCGAGGGTGAGCTCGTCAACGTTAGCGACCTTGACTATGCTCTCCAGGGT GACCTGATTCACATCTCGGAGGCCAAGGTTGGACGCAAGCTCGTGGACTGGTACCTCCGAAACCTGTCCCGCACCTACAACTGA